A region from the Variovorax sp. RKNM96 genome encodes:
- the phhA gene encoding phenylalanine 4-monooxygenase → MDTPAAAAVVTPAVYGASDRPPRGDYSRGGSVQADYTCPQDWASYTAADHDTYRRLYERQAAQLPGLACDAFINALPSLGVKDRIPRFEEINERLHKATGWEIVAVPGLIPELPFFTLLANRKFPVTDWIRKPEEFNYIVEPDVFHDLFGHVPMLFDPTFADYVQRYGAGGIKAHELGAGEKLSRLYWYTVEFGLIRQPEGLRAYGAGILSSVGELKHAVLSGEPRRLPLDLLRAMRTRYKIDTYQSNYFVIESFAQLFDLTAPDFTPIYEALKVKADIEAGVLLPGETGKA, encoded by the coding sequence ATGGACACCCCTGCCGCCGCTGCTGTTGTCACTCCCGCCGTCTATGGCGCATCCGATCGCCCGCCGCGCGGCGACTACTCGCGCGGCGGCTCGGTGCAAGCCGACTACACCTGCCCGCAGGACTGGGCCAGCTACACGGCGGCCGATCACGACACCTACAGGCGGCTCTACGAGCGCCAGGCCGCGCAGTTGCCCGGCTTGGCCTGCGATGCATTCATCAATGCGCTGCCGTCGCTCGGCGTGAAGGACCGCATCCCGCGCTTCGAGGAAATCAACGAGCGGCTGCACAAGGCCACCGGTTGGGAAATCGTCGCGGTGCCGGGGCTGATTCCGGAGCTGCCGTTCTTCACCCTGCTCGCGAACCGCAAGTTCCCGGTGACCGACTGGATCCGCAAGCCCGAAGAGTTCAACTACATCGTCGAGCCCGACGTGTTCCACGACCTCTTCGGCCACGTGCCGATGCTGTTCGACCCGACCTTCGCCGACTACGTGCAGCGCTATGGCGCCGGCGGCATCAAGGCGCACGAACTGGGCGCGGGCGAGAAGCTCTCGCGGCTGTACTGGTACACGGTGGAGTTCGGCCTGATTCGCCAGCCTGAGGGCCTGCGCGCCTACGGCGCCGGCATCCTGAGCTCGGTGGGCGAACTCAAGCACGCCGTGCTCAGTGGCGAGCCGCGCCGGCTGCCGCTCGATCTGCTGCGCGCCATGCGCACGCGCTACAAGATCGACACCTACCAGAGCAACTACTTCGTGATCGAGAGCTTCGCGCAGCTGTTCGATCTCACGGCGCCCGACTTCACACCGATCTATGAAGCACTGAAGGTCAAGGCCGACATCGAAGCCGGCGTGCTGCTGCCGGGCGAGACCGGCAAGGCCTGA
- a CDS encoding AMP-binding protein — MQTSARQNYPAGVPEEINPEQYRSLPHMFEEAFGRYKDRPFSVCMERWMNYGELDVLSKALGAWLQSKGLEPGARVAIMLPNIPQFAVTMCGVLRAGYTCVNVNPLYTARELEHQLKDSGATAIVILENFASTLEQVIERTPVKHVVMTSMGDLLGGLYGAWITLAVRHLAKMVPPYKLPLSDGRTVTPFTQAISEGRGRTLAADQSTLDSIAFLQYTGGTTGLSKGAVLTHRNIVAATLQAEAWFTPALSRAGDLAKVNSIAALPLYHIFALTLCLLVIRQGSHMTLIPNPRDFDKFIAVLKKRPFHMLPAVNTLFNALLMHPQFKTIDFSTLFVSQAGGMAASEGTARKWFEATGCPMIEGWGMSETCAIGTNNPVSNTKFTGTIGLPLPSIEIAIKDDEGNSVPVGQSGELCIKGPNVMRGYYNQPAETAAAFTADGFMRTGDIAVMQEDGYSRIVDRKKDMILVSGFNVFPNELENVISLCPGVVECAAVGVPDEKQGEAIKVFVVRRDPNLTEDAVLQYCNGQLTGYKRPKHIEFRDSLPKTNVGKILRRELRTSASA, encoded by the coding sequence ATGCAGACATCCGCGCGACAAAACTATCCGGCCGGTGTGCCCGAGGAAATCAATCCCGAGCAATACCGGTCCCTGCCCCACATGTTCGAGGAGGCGTTCGGTCGCTACAAGGACCGGCCGTTCTCGGTCTGCATGGAGCGCTGGATGAACTACGGCGAGCTCGACGTGCTGTCGAAGGCGCTGGGCGCCTGGCTGCAGTCGAAGGGACTCGAGCCAGGCGCGCGGGTGGCGATCATGCTGCCCAACATTCCGCAGTTCGCAGTCACGATGTGCGGCGTGCTGCGCGCGGGCTATACCTGCGTGAACGTGAATCCGCTCTACACGGCGCGCGAGCTGGAGCATCAGCTCAAGGACTCGGGCGCGACGGCGATCGTCATCCTCGAGAACTTCGCGTCGACGCTGGAGCAGGTGATCGAGCGCACGCCGGTGAAGCATGTCGTCATGACCTCGATGGGCGATCTGCTCGGTGGCCTGTATGGCGCGTGGATCACGCTGGCCGTGCGTCACCTGGCGAAGATGGTGCCGCCATACAAGCTGCCGCTGAGCGACGGGCGCACGGTGACGCCGTTCACGCAGGCGATCTCCGAGGGGCGCGGGCGCACGCTGGCGGCTGACCAGAGCACGCTCGATTCGATCGCCTTCCTGCAGTACACCGGCGGCACGACCGGCCTGTCGAAGGGCGCAGTGCTGACCCATCGCAACATCGTGGCGGCGACGCTGCAGGCCGAAGCGTGGTTCACGCCGGCGTTGTCCCGCGCTGGTGACCTCGCGAAGGTCAACAGCATCGCGGCGCTGCCGCTGTATCACATCTTCGCGCTGACGCTGTGCCTGCTGGTGATCCGGCAGGGCTCGCACATGACGCTGATCCCGAACCCGCGCGACTTCGACAAGTTCATCGCGGTGCTGAAGAAGCGGCCGTTCCACATGCTGCCGGCGGTGAACACGCTGTTCAACGCGCTGCTGATGCACCCGCAGTTCAAGACGATCGACTTCTCGACGCTGTTCGTCTCGCAGGCCGGCGGCATGGCCGCGTCGGAAGGCACGGCGCGCAAGTGGTTCGAGGCGACCGGCTGCCCGATGATCGAAGGCTGGGGCATGAGCGAGACCTGCGCGATCGGCACGAACAATCCGGTGTCGAACACCAAGTTCACCGGCACCATCGGGCTGCCGCTGCCAAGCATCGAGATCGCGATCAAGGACGACGAGGGCAATTCGGTGCCTGTCGGACAGTCGGGCGAACTCTGCATCAAGGGCCCCAATGTGATGAGGGGCTATTACAACCAGCCTGCCGAGACTGCCGCCGCGTTCACCGCCGATGGCTTCATGCGGACGGGCGATATCGCCGTGATGCAGGAAGATGGCTACAGCCGCATCGTCGACCGCAAGAAGGACATGATCCTGGTGAGCGGCTTCAACGTGTTCCCGAACGAGTTGGAGAACGTGATCTCGCTATGCCCTGGCGTTGTCGAATGCGCCGCTGTGGGAGTGCCCGATGAGAAGCAAGGCGAGGCGATCAAGGTTTTCGTGGTGCGCAGGGACCCGAACCTGACCGAAGACGCAGTGCTGCAGTACTGCAATGGACAGCTCACGGGCTACAAGCGGCCGAAGCACATCGAGTTTCGCGATTCCTTGCCGAAGACCAATGTTGGGAAGATCCTGCGGCGTGAGCTTCGCACCAGTGCGAGCGCCTGA
- a CDS encoding transporter substrate-binding domain-containing protein, translating into MRSSKSSIGLTFIAAAAAVLSGCAVAPAATPVAASHLDAVQKAAVLRICTPGDYKPFSFQKTDASFEGIDVDLMTGFSASLGARPEWVKTTWANLLPDLAAGKCDIAVGGVSVTTDRQKRAFFSAPYMVNGKTPIARCADVAKYQSVAAIDQPSTRVIFNPGGSNERFARTNFKQARLTLHGENVTIFDEILANRADVFVTEAAEAITQQKLKPGLCAVNPDKPLQYGEMAWMLPRDDVAFKSYVDQWLHLQQAGGDFQRVMDRWLK; encoded by the coding sequence ATGCGCAGCAGCAAGTCTTCGATCGGTCTGACCTTCATCGCGGCGGCTGCCGCCGTTCTCTCGGGTTGCGCAGTGGCGCCGGCGGCAACGCCGGTGGCCGCCTCCCACCTGGACGCGGTGCAGAAGGCCGCGGTGCTGCGCATCTGCACGCCGGGCGACTACAAGCCCTTCAGCTTCCAGAAGACCGATGCCTCGTTCGAGGGCATCGACGTCGACCTGATGACGGGCTTCAGCGCGAGCCTCGGCGCCAGGCCCGAGTGGGTCAAGACCACCTGGGCCAACCTGCTGCCGGACCTGGCCGCGGGCAAGTGCGACATCGCGGTGGGCGGCGTGTCGGTCACCACCGATCGCCAGAAGCGCGCCTTCTTCAGCGCGCCCTACATGGTCAACGGCAAGACGCCGATCGCGCGCTGCGCCGACGTGGCCAAGTACCAGAGCGTGGCGGCCATCGACCAGCCTTCGACGCGCGTGATCTTCAATCCGGGCGGCAGCAACGAGCGCTTCGCCCGTACCAATTTCAAGCAGGCCAGGCTCACGCTGCATGGCGAGAACGTGACGATCTTCGACGAGATCCTCGCGAACCGCGCCGACGTGTTCGTGACTGAAGCGGCCGAAGCCATCACGCAGCAGAAGCTCAAGCCGGGCCTGTGCGCGGTCAACCCCGACAAGCCGCTGCAGTACGGCGAGATGGCCTGGATGCTGCCCCGCGACGACGTGGCCTTCAAGTCGTACGTCGACCAGTGGCTGCACCTGCAGCAGGCCGGCGGCGACTTCCAGCGCGTGATGGACCGCTGGCTCAAATAA
- a CDS encoding MBL fold metallo-hydrolase, whose amino-acid sequence MSSAAAGAGLPANVVVFERGWLSSNNILFVGADETALVDTGYATHADQTLALVESALGARPLDRVLNTHLHSDHCGGNAALQQRYPALRTDIPPGEAALVERWDESGLSFLATGQTCPRFRFTGLLQPGTECLLGDSAWEVHSAPGHDPHSIILFDPVSRTVISADALWENGFGIAFPELAGEPSFDEVAATLDCIEKLAPLQVIPGHGRVFNEVGSALITARRRLDGLQRDPVKHARHAIKVLMKFKLLEMQHIALEDWANWLRATPYLDAIRLRFFAGEELNQLTEDILAELVAGGAAEMDAWGIRNT is encoded by the coding sequence ATGAGCAGTGCCGCGGCGGGCGCCGGCTTGCCGGCGAATGTCGTTGTGTTCGAGCGGGGGTGGCTGTCGTCGAACAACATCCTGTTCGTCGGGGCGGACGAGACCGCGCTGGTCGATACCGGCTATGCCACGCATGCCGATCAGACATTGGCATTGGTCGAATCGGCGCTGGGCGCCCGGCCGCTGGACCGCGTGCTGAATACGCATTTGCACAGTGACCATTGCGGTGGGAACGCCGCGTTGCAGCAGCGCTATCCGGCACTTCGAACGGATATTCCCCCGGGGGAAGCGGCGCTGGTGGAGCGATGGGATGAGAGCGGGCTGAGTTTTCTCGCGACGGGGCAGACTTGTCCTCGTTTTCGGTTCACCGGGTTGCTGCAACCTGGAACGGAATGCCTGCTTGGCGACAGTGCATGGGAAGTCCACAGTGCGCCTGGCCATGATCCGCATTCGATCATCCTGTTCGATCCGGTCTCGCGGACGGTGATCTCCGCGGACGCGCTGTGGGAGAACGGTTTTGGCATCGCGTTTCCCGAGCTGGCGGGGGAGCCGTCTTTCGACGAAGTGGCCGCGACGCTGGATTGCATCGAGAAGTTGGCGCCGCTGCAGGTGATTCCTGGACACGGTCGCGTATTCAATGAAGTTGGCAGCGCCTTGATCACGGCGCGCCGACGTCTCGATGGACTGCAGCGTGATCCGGTGAAACACGCCCGGCATGCCATCAAGGTGCTGATGAAGTTCAAGCTGCTGGAAATGCAGCACATCGCCCTTGAGGATTGGGCGAACTGGCTGCGAGCTACACCGTACCTGGACGCTATTCGTCTTCGTTTCTTTGCGGGTGAGGAATTGAATCAGCTGACCGAGGATATCTTGGCCGAATTGGTAGCCGGGGGTGCGGCGGAGATGGATGCTTGGGGTATTCGAAATACCTGA
- a CDS encoding Lrp/AsnC family transcriptional regulator, protein MEALDKIDGLILRTLQADGRATYDQLAEQVSLSPSAVLRRVKRLEESGVIDRYVALVRPEVIGLGLTAYLNVRLEKHTESHKRNPMDLFRASVQTWPEVVECAALTGDMDYLLRVVVADMAHYSRFIMDTLLKHPSVEDCKTSFVLDRVKATTAVPV, encoded by the coding sequence ATGGAAGCACTCGACAAGATTGATGGGCTCATTTTGCGCACGCTGCAAGCAGACGGGCGCGCCACTTACGACCAGCTCGCGGAGCAGGTCAGCCTGTCGCCCAGCGCGGTGCTGCGGCGGGTCAAGCGCCTGGAAGAGAGCGGGGTGATCGACCGCTACGTCGCCCTTGTGCGCCCCGAAGTCATCGGCCTGGGCCTGACCGCCTACCTCAACGTGCGCCTCGAAAAGCACACCGAAAGCCACAAGCGCAACCCGATGGACCTCTTCCGCGCCAGCGTCCAGACCTGGCCCGAGGTGGTCGAATGCGCGGCCCTCACGGGCGACATGGACTACCTGCTGCGCGTCGTGGTGGCCGACATGGCGCACTACAGCCGCTTCATCATGGACACCCTGCTCAAGCACCCCAGCGTGGAAGACTGCAAGACCAGCTTCGTGCTGGACCGTGTCAAGGCCACAACAGCTGTGCCTGTTTAA
- the hppD gene encoding 4-hydroxyphenylpyruvate dioxygenase, which translates to MSQADAPAFTPWENPMGTDGFEFIEYAAPDPVAMGKVFERMGFTAVAKHRHKNVLLYRQGTINFILNAEPDSFAQRFAREHGPSVCAIAFRVQDAKQAYERATALGAWGFADKAGPGELNIPAIKGVGDSLIYLVDRWPGKNGAQPGDIGNIGFYDVDFEALPGVSPQQALSPVGNGLTYVDHLTHNVYRGRMNVWAGFYEKLFNFREIKYFDIEGQVTGVKSKAMTSPCGKIRIPINEEGKEQAGQIQEYLDMYKGEGIQHIAMGSDDLYATVDAMRAKGVVLLDTIDTYYELVDKRIPEHGESVAELKKRKILIDGKKDALLLQIFSENQLGPIFFEFIQRKGDDGFGNGNFKALFESIELDQMRRGVLTAAK; encoded by the coding sequence ATGAGCCAAGCCGACGCACCCGCCTTCACCCCTTGGGAGAACCCCATGGGCACCGACGGCTTCGAATTCATCGAGTACGCGGCACCGGACCCGGTCGCCATGGGCAAGGTGTTCGAGCGCATGGGCTTCACGGCCGTGGCCAAGCACCGCCACAAGAACGTGCTGCTGTACCGCCAGGGCACGATCAACTTCATCCTGAATGCCGAGCCCGATTCGTTCGCGCAGCGCTTTGCGCGCGAGCACGGCCCGAGCGTCTGCGCCATCGCCTTCCGCGTGCAGGACGCCAAGCAGGCCTACGAGCGCGCCACCGCGCTGGGCGCCTGGGGCTTCGCCGACAAGGCCGGCCCGGGCGAGCTGAACATCCCCGCCATCAAGGGCGTGGGCGACAGCCTGATCTACCTGGTGGACCGCTGGCCCGGCAAGAACGGCGCGCAGCCGGGCGACATCGGCAACATCGGCTTCTACGACGTCGACTTCGAGGCGCTGCCGGGCGTGTCGCCGCAGCAGGCGCTGTCGCCGGTGGGCAATGGCCTCACCTACGTCGACCACCTGACGCACAACGTGTACCGCGGCCGCATGAACGTGTGGGCCGGCTTCTACGAGAAGCTCTTCAACTTCCGCGAGATCAAGTACTTCGACATCGAAGGCCAGGTCACCGGCGTGAAGAGCAAGGCCATGACCAGCCCCTGCGGCAAGATCCGCATCCCGATCAACGAAGAGGGCAAGGAGCAGGCCGGCCAGATCCAGGAGTACCTGGACATGTACAAGGGCGAAGGCATCCAGCACATCGCGATGGGCTCGGACGACCTGTACGCCACCGTCGATGCGATGCGCGCCAAGGGCGTGGTCCTGCTCGACACCATCGACACGTACTACGAACTGGTCGACAAGCGCATTCCAGAGCATGGCGAAAGCGTGGCCGAGCTGAAGAAGCGCAAGATCCTGATCGACGGCAAGAAGGACGCGCTGCTGCTGCAGATCTTCAGCGAGAACCAGCTGGGCCCGATCTTCTTCGAGTTCATCCAGCGCAAGGGCGACGACGGCTTCGGCAACGGCAACTTCAAGGCGCTGTTCGAGAGCATCGAGCTCGACCAGATGCGCCGCGGCGTGCTGACCGCCGCAAAATAA